The following are from one region of the Penaeus vannamei isolate JL-2024 chromosome 28, ASM4276789v1, whole genome shotgun sequence genome:
- the RpL3 gene encoding large ribosomal subunit protein uL3 isoform X1 yields MSHRKFSAPRHGSMAFYPKKRCRRHRPRVKTFPKDDKSKPVHLTAFLGYKAGMTHIVRVADKPGSKINRKEVLEAVTIIETPPMVCVGVVGYIQTPRGLRVLKTIWAEHLSEECKRRFYKNWHKSKKKAFTNAAQKWQDSLGKKMIKREIAKMKKYCTHIRIIAHTQVRILRKKFKKAHIMEIQLNGGTVSEKVDWAVSHFEKQIPLDSVFAQDEMIDVIGVTKGKGMKGVTSRWGTKKLPRKTHKGLRKVACIGAWHPSRVQFTVARAGQKGYHHRTERNKKIYRIGKGIHTKDGKVIKNNASTDYDLTEKTITPMGGFPHYGEVNQDFIMLKGCTAGPRKRVLCMRKCLYPQTKRSAMEKIDLQFIDTSSKYGHSCFQTSAEKSAFMGPLKKDKAKKLAAAQKS; encoded by the exons ATG TCTCACCGCAAGTTTAGCGCGCCCCGTCATGGGTCCATGGCCTTCTACCCCAAGAAGCGCTGTAGGCGCCACCGTCCCAGGGTAAAGACCTTCCCCAAGGATGACAAGAGCAAGCCAGTGCACCTCACAGCTTTCCTCGGCTACAAGGCTGGCATGACCCACATTGTCAGGGTTGCTGATAAGCCTGGATCaa AGATCAACAGGAAAGAGGTGTTGGAAGCTGTGACCATCATTGAAACTCCCCCCATGGTCTGCGTTGGTGTCGTTGGTTACATCCAGACCCCACGTGGTCTGCGCGTGTTGAAGACCATTTGGGCCGAGCATTTGTCAGAGGAATGCAAGAGGAGATTCTACAAGAACTG GCATAAGTCCAAGAAGAAGGCTTTCACCAATGCTGCTCAGAAGTGGCAGGATTCCCTTGGCAAGAAAATGATCAAGAGGGAGATTGCCAAGATGAAGAAATACTGCACACACATCCGTATCATTGCCCACACCCAG GTCAGAATCCTCCGCAAGAAGTTCAAGAAGGCCCACATCATGGAGATCCAGCTGAATGGTGGTACAGTCTCTGAGAAGGTTGACTGGGCAGTTTCCCACTTTGAGAAGCAGATCCCTCTTGACTCAGTCTTTGCCCAAGATGAGATGATTGATGTTATTGGTGTCACTAAGGGCAAGGGAATGAAGG GTGTAACTTCTCGATGGGGCACAAAGAAGCTGCCCCGCAAGACCCACAAGGGTCTCCGTAAGGTTGCCTGTATTGGAGCTTGGCATCCTAGCCGTGTGCAGTTCACTGTTGCACGTGCTGGTCAGAAGGGTTACCACCATCGTACCGAGAGGAACAAGAAGATTTACCGTATCGGTAAGGGCATCCACACCAAGGATGGcaag GTTATCAAGAACAATGCCTCCACTGATTACGACTTGACGGAGAAGACCATTACTCCCATGGGTGGTTTCCCCCACTATGGTGAAGTTAACCAAGACTTCATTATGCTGAAGGGTTGCACTGCTGGCCCCAGGAAGAGGGTGCTGTGCATGAGGAAGTGCCTGTATCCCCAGACCAAGCGTTCTGCCATGGAGAAGATTGACTTGCAATTCATTGATACCAGCAGCAAGTATGGTCACTCCTGCTTCCAGACCAGTGCCGAGAAGTCTGCCTTTATGGGTCCCCTCAAGAAGGACAAGGCGAAGAAACTGGCTGCTGCCCAGAAGAGTTAA